The following are from one region of the Hydrogenimonas sp. SS33 genome:
- a CDS encoding ion transporter, whose protein sequence is MKELFVKYLVAFSYYLESAPRYKRVKRFFNNLLNNDDYPYKKYFDLFMVFIILSSVIILVEDVHHHVAKFLEWYDLYVVTVIFIVEYLLRLWVYGDIHKIVIARYEEAEFFEKEFSLKNLFSEIFALKWEYVTSIPAIIDLIAILPSYRELRVLRVFVLFRAFKMLRYSKSLLQFFDILKNKKIELYALFLLLSFFTLIASLMIYVFEGAGQNPNLHNLFDAVYWAVVTVTTVGYGDISPVTDEGRIVAIFVILTGVGAMTFLTSIIVSAFGEKLPEIKRTRVLNQVAKTKDLNLVCGYGKIGQIVSDKLRAQGEKVLVIETDEKKVEKAELDGFRVLQADATKSDTLLKLKFCDNVKAVIAVTHNDIINVFITINARSLCKRVEIIARCSEKSVATKLKLAGANHLIMPEEIAGLLGAVYIGQPVAFDALQAILTRKKSARIDEIEIKKGSMLDGKRVGDYDFTASRLVLLAVLKPIKAGEEGEVTHYVIFNPPEETELHAHDVLVVMGYTVSIADFKERMLESVRYNKER, encoded by the coding sequence TTGAAAGAGCTCTTCGTCAAATATCTCGTCGCGTTTTCCTACTACCTGGAGAGCGCCCCCCGTTACAAACGGGTCAAGCGCTTTTTCAACAACCTCCTCAATAACGACGACTACCCCTACAAAAAATATTTCGACCTCTTCATGGTCTTCATCATCCTCTCTTCGGTCATCATTCTCGTGGAGGATGTCCACCACCATGTGGCGAAGTTCCTGGAGTGGTACGACCTCTATGTCGTCACCGTCATCTTCATCGTCGAATACCTGCTGCGCCTCTGGGTCTACGGCGACATCCACAAGATCGTCATCGCACGCTACGAAGAGGCGGAGTTTTTCGAAAAGGAGTTCTCCCTCAAGAACCTTTTCAGCGAAATCTTCGCCCTCAAGTGGGAGTATGTCACCTCCATCCCCGCCATCATCGACCTGATCGCCATCCTTCCCAGCTACCGGGAACTGCGGGTACTGCGGGTTTTCGTCCTCTTTCGCGCCTTCAAAATGCTGCGCTACTCCAAGAGCCTGCTGCAGTTTTTCGACATCCTCAAAAACAAGAAGATCGAACTCTACGCCCTCTTCCTGCTGCTATCGTTCTTTACCCTGATCGCGTCGCTGATGATCTACGTCTTCGAAGGGGCGGGGCAGAATCCCAACCTGCACAACCTCTTCGACGCGGTCTACTGGGCGGTGGTGACGGTAACGACGGTCGGGTACGGAGATATTTCGCCGGTGACGGACGAGGGGCGCATCGTCGCCATCTTCGTCATCCTGACGGGCGTGGGGGCGATGACCTTCCTCACCTCCATCATCGTCTCCGCCTTTGGGGAGAAGCTTCCCGAAATCAAGCGGACGCGGGTGCTCAACCAGGTCGCCAAAACCAAAGATCTCAACCTGGTCTGCGGTTATGGAAAAATCGGCCAGATCGTCTCCGACAAGCTTCGCGCCCAGGGGGAGAAGGTGCTTGTCATCGAGACCGACGAAAAGAAGGTGGAAAAAGCGGAGCTGGACGGCTTCAGGGTTCTGCAGGCCGATGCCACCAAAAGCGACACGCTCCTGAAGCTGAAGTTCTGTGACAACGTCAAGGCGGTCATCGCGGTCACCCATAATGATATTATCAACGTCTTCATCACGATCAACGCCCGAAGCCTCTGCAAGCGCGTGGAGATCATCGCCCGCTGCAGCGAAAAGAGTGTAGCGACGAAACTGAAACTGGCGGGGGCGAACCATCTCATCATGCCCGAAGAGATCGCGGGCCTGCTTGGCGCCGTCTACATCGGCCAGCCCGTCGCCTTCGACGCCCTGCAGGCGATTCTGACGAGAAAGAAGTCGGCGCGGATCGATGAAATAGAAATCAAGAAAGGCTCCATGCTCGACGGCAAGCGGGTGGGGGACTACGACTTCACGGCCTCCAGGCTGGTGCTTCTGGCGGTTCTGAAGCCCATCAAGGCGGGAGAGGAGGGGGAGGTGACCCACTACGTCATTTTCAACCCGCCGGAAGAG